In Pseudomonas fluorescens, the following are encoded in one genomic region:
- the glgA gene encoding glycogen synthase GlgA, protein MISTALEIQGERAHQVGESSAVTAANTQPVSVPGTRTLTPAAKQNPNRKKVLFVTSEIADLVKTGGLGDVSAALPRAMAHLHDVRVLIPGYPQVLHSENPIHIIGELGGHAALPPCKIGRMDMPDGLVIYVLICPELYEREGSPYGANNGRDWPDNHIRFARLGLAAADIAANLAQIHWCPDLVHAHDWPAGLAPAYMHWRGQRTPTLFTIHNLAYQGVTSLGSCPELGIPHHALQQEGMEFYGKMSFLKAGMAYSSHITTVSATYAQEITTPDFGCGLDGFLAAKTQQGLLSGIPNGIDESWDAATDPHLFCPFNIGDWDGKAVNAAHVRELFGLEDSEGPLFAVVSRLVYQKGLDLTEAVSEYIVKNGGQIAIIGRGEPEEEQSMRELALRFPGQIGVRIGFNETDARRMFAGSDFLLMPSRYEPCGLSQMYAQRFGSLPVARNTGGLADTIENGVTGFLFDESTVQSYQEALSRAFKVFAFPDLLHAMRCRAMAAPFNWCKAVEPYAELYEQLVAKALGKSNKQ, encoded by the coding sequence ATGATCAGTACGGCTTTGGAAATACAGGGAGAGCGTGCTCATCAGGTCGGCGAATCGAGCGCCGTTACTGCCGCAAACACCCAACCCGTCAGCGTTCCAGGCACCAGGACGTTGACCCCGGCAGCCAAGCAGAATCCGAACCGTAAAAAAGTCCTGTTCGTCACCTCGGAAATTGCCGACCTGGTGAAAACCGGTGGCCTGGGCGACGTTTCCGCGGCCCTGCCACGGGCCATGGCCCATCTGCACGATGTACGGGTGTTGATCCCCGGTTATCCGCAGGTGCTGCACAGCGAAAACCCCATCCATATCATCGGTGAGCTTGGCGGTCATGCTGCGCTGCCACCGTGCAAGATCGGGCGCATGGACATGCCCGATGGCCTGGTCATTTACGTACTGATCTGCCCCGAGCTCTACGAGCGCGAAGGTTCGCCCTACGGCGCCAACAACGGCCGCGACTGGCCGGACAACCATATCCGTTTCGCCCGCCTGGGCCTGGCGGCGGCCGATATTGCCGCCAACCTCGCGCAGATCCACTGGTGCCCGGACCTGGTGCACGCCCACGACTGGCCTGCTGGCCTGGCTCCGGCCTACATGCACTGGCGTGGGCAGCGCACGCCGACGCTGTTCACCATCCACAACCTGGCTTATCAAGGCGTGACCAGCCTGGGCTCGTGCCCCGAACTGGGCATTCCCCATCACGCGCTGCAACAGGAAGGCATGGAGTTCTACGGCAAGATGTCGTTCCTCAAGGCCGGCATGGCCTATTCGAGCCACATCACCACGGTCAGCGCGACCTACGCCCAGGAAATCACCACCCCGGATTTCGGCTGCGGTCTCGACGGGTTCCTTGCCGCCAAGACCCAGCAAGGCCTGCTCAGCGGCATTCCCAACGGCATCGATGAAAGCTGGGATGCGGCGACCGATCCGCACCTGTTCTGCCCGTTCAACATCGGCGACTGGGATGGCAAGGCTGTGAACGCCGCCCATGTCCGCGAACTGTTCGGCCTGGAAGATTCCGAAGGGCCGCTGTTCGCCGTGGTTTCGCGGCTGGTCTACCAGAAAGGCCTGGACCTGACCGAAGCGGTGTCCGAGTACATCGTCAAAAACGGCGGGCAGATCGCGATCATCGGCCGTGGCGAGCCGGAAGAAGAACAGTCGATGCGCGAACTGGCCCTGCGTTTCCCCGGGCAGATCGGCGTGCGCATCGGCTTCAACGAAACCGACGCCCGGCGCATGTTCGCCGGCAGCGACTTCCTGCTGATGCCCTCGCGTTACGAGCCATGCGGCCTGAGCCAGATGTACGCCCAGCGCTTCGGCTCGTTGCCGGTGGCACGCAACACCGGTGGCCTGGCCGACACCATCGAAAACGGCGTGACCGGTTTCCTGTTCGATGAATCCACGGTGCAGAGCTACCAGGAAGCCCTGAGCCGCGCGTTCAAGGTGTTCGCCTTTCCCGACCTGCTGCACGCCATGCGCTGCCGGGCCATGGCGGCGCCGTTCAACTGGTGCAAGGCGGTCGAACCCTACGCCGAGCTCTACGAACAGCTTGTGGCTAAAGCATTGGGGAAATCGAACAAACAGTAA
- a CDS encoding crotonase/enoyl-CoA hydratase family protein gives MSQYTAFNVELVDKIAHVQINRPEKINSMNAAFWSEIVEIFQWIDDTDEVRVVVLSGAGKHFSSGIDLMMLAGVANELGKDVGRNARLLRRKILTLQASFNAVDNCRKPVLAAIQGYCLGGAIDLIAACDMRYAAEDAQFSIKEIDIGMAADVGTLQRLPRIIGDGMLRELAYTGRTFGADEARSMGLVNRVYSDNASLLDGVMGIACTIASKSPIAVTGTKEMISYMRDHRIDDGLEYIATWNAAMLQSTDLRVAMAAHMSKQKPEFLD, from the coding sequence ATGTCTCAGTACACTGCGTTCAACGTCGAACTGGTCGATAAAATCGCCCATGTGCAGATCAACCGTCCGGAGAAGATCAACTCGATGAACGCCGCGTTCTGGAGCGAGATCGTCGAGATCTTCCAGTGGATCGACGACACCGATGAAGTGCGCGTGGTGGTCCTCAGCGGGGCAGGCAAGCATTTTTCCTCGGGTATCGACCTGATGATGCTGGCCGGTGTGGCCAATGAACTGGGCAAGGACGTCGGACGCAATGCGCGCCTGCTGCGGCGCAAGATTCTCACCCTGCAAGCGTCGTTCAATGCGGTCGATAACTGCCGCAAACCGGTGCTTGCGGCCATTCAGGGTTACTGCCTGGGGGGCGCCATCGACCTGATTGCCGCGTGCGACATGCGTTATGCCGCCGAGGATGCACAGTTCTCGATCAAGGAAATCGACATCGGCATGGCCGCCGACGTTGGCACGCTGCAACGCTTGCCGCGGATCATCGGTGACGGCATGCTGCGCGAACTGGCTTACACTGGTCGCACGTTTGGCGCCGACGAAGCGCGGAGCATGGGCCTGGTCAATCGTGTCTACAGCGACAACGCCAGTCTGCTCGACGGCGTCATGGGCATTGCCTGCACAATCGCCAGCAAGTCGCCGATTGCCGTCACCGGCACCAAGGAGATGATCAGCTACATGCGTGACCATCGCATCGATGACGGCCTCGAATACATCGCCACCTGGAACGCCGCCATGCTGCAATCCACCGATCTGCGCGTGGCCATGGCCGCCCATATGAGCAAACAGAAACCCGAATTTCTGGATTGA
- the nudC gene encoding NAD(+) diphosphatase translates to MIPRWTTAVLDTDQPGGWAIARSPEGFLFDDNGALFAREWLKRQDLPILAEHGIGHLDGEPVYLLELRSHSEVPGCNWKGLRVFMLEGDHTLYKVLGYAAQIGTWAREHRFCGNCGQAMAQVPRERAMYCQPCDLRSYPRISPSMIVLVTRGDEVLLARSPRFVSGVYSTLAGFAEPGESAEDCLIREVREEVSIEVRNIQYMGSQCWPFPHSMMLGFHAEYAGGEIVCQEDEIEDAKWFNVHELPPLPASRSIARYLIDVYVARRLGHAEPVLPG, encoded by the coding sequence ATGATTCCTCGCTGGACCACCGCAGTACTGGACACCGATCAACCCGGCGGCTGGGCCATCGCGCGCAGCCCCGAAGGCTTTCTGTTCGATGACAATGGCGCGCTGTTCGCGCGCGAATGGCTGAAGCGTCAGGACCTGCCGATTCTTGCCGAACATGGCATCGGTCATCTCGATGGCGAGCCGGTCTATCTGCTGGAACTGCGCAGTCATAGCGAAGTGCCGGGTTGCAACTGGAAAGGGTTGCGGGTGTTCATGCTCGAAGGCGATCACACGCTCTACAAGGTGCTCGGTTACGCCGCACAGATCGGTACCTGGGCTCGTGAACACCGTTTTTGCGGTAACTGCGGTCAGGCCATGGCCCAGGTGCCGCGCGAACGGGCGATGTATTGCCAACCGTGCGATCTGCGCAGCTACCCACGGATTTCGCCGAGCATGATCGTACTGGTGACTCGAGGCGATGAAGTGCTGTTGGCACGCTCGCCGCGTTTTGTCAGCGGTGTCTACAGCACATTGGCGGGGTTTGCCGAGCCGGGTGAATCAGCCGAGGACTGCCTGATTCGCGAGGTTCGTGAAGAGGTGAGCATCGAGGTCAGGAATATCCAGTACATGGGCAGCCAGTGCTGGCCGTTCCCGCACTCGATGATGCTCGGCTTTCACGCCGAATATGCCGGTGGCGAGATCGTCTGCCAGGAAGACGAGATCGAGGACGCCAAGTGGTTCAACGTGCACGAGCTGCCGCCGTTGCCGGCGTCACGCTCGATTGCCCGTTACCTGATCGACGTCTATGTGGCGCGGCGCTTAGGCCACGCTGAACCAGTGCTGCCAGGCTAG
- a CDS encoding TSUP family transporter, translating into MPFELSVDLSTLAILALVAFVAGFIDAIAGGGGLLTTPALLTAGLPPHLVLGTNKLSSTFGSAIASFTFYRRKLFHPAQWVHAIVGTLVGALTGAVVAHYLPAEWLNKMLPVIVFACGVYLLFGGTPKAPLDSNAPIKKKWQSTQGFSLGFYDGVAGPGTGAFWTVSSLLLYPVDLVKASGVARSMNFVSNAAALSIFIFSGQVDWVIGLCMGSSLMVGAFFGARTAISGGAKFIRPVFITVVLGLTVRLAWQHWFSVA; encoded by the coding sequence ATGCCTTTCGAACTCAGCGTTGACCTCTCTACCCTGGCCATCCTGGCCCTTGTCGCTTTTGTTGCCGGTTTCATCGACGCCATCGCCGGTGGTGGTGGGCTGTTGACCACCCCGGCCTTGCTGACCGCAGGCCTGCCGCCGCACCTGGTGCTGGGCACCAACAAACTCAGTTCGACCTTCGGCTCGGCGATTGCCAGTTTCACCTTCTACCGGCGCAAGCTGTTCCACCCCGCGCAATGGGTACATGCCATCGTCGGTACCCTGGTCGGCGCGCTGACCGGTGCCGTGGTCGCGCATTACCTGCCAGCGGAATGGCTGAACAAAATGCTGCCGGTGATCGTCTTCGCCTGTGGCGTTTATCTATTGTTTGGCGGCACGCCGAAAGCGCCGCTGGACAGCAACGCACCGATCAAGAAAAAGTGGCAGTCGACCCAAGGCTTCAGTCTCGGCTTCTATGACGGCGTGGCCGGTCCCGGCACGGGCGCGTTCTGGACCGTGAGCAGCCTGCTGCTCTACCCCGTCGACCTGGTGAAAGCCAGCGGCGTAGCGCGCAGCATGAACTTCGTCAGCAACGCGGCGGCGCTGTCGATCTTCATCTTTTCCGGTCAGGTGGACTGGGTCATCGGCCTGTGCATGGGCTCGTCGTTGATGGTCGGCGCCTTCTTCGGCGCCCGCACCGCCATCAGTGGCGGCGCGAAATTCATTCGTCCGGTGTTCATCACCGTGGTGCTGGGCCTGACCGTGCGCCTAGCCTGGCAGCACTGGTTCAGCGTGGCCTAA
- a CDS encoding nuclear transport factor 2 family protein: MSNAEIRPPLPPFTRESAIEKVRLAEDGWNSRDPERVSLAYTLDTQWRNRAEFAHNREEAKGFLTRKWAKELNYRLIKELWAFTDNRIAVRYAYEWHDDSGNWFRSYGNENWEFNEDGLMARRFACINDMPIKESERKFHWPLGRRPDDHPSLSDLGL; the protein is encoded by the coding sequence ATGTCTAATGCCGAAATTCGTCCGCCATTACCCCCTTTCACCCGTGAATCGGCCATTGAAAAAGTTCGCCTGGCCGAAGACGGCTGGAACTCTCGCGACCCGGAGCGCGTGTCCCTGGCCTACACCCTGGACACCCAATGGCGCAACCGCGCCGAGTTCGCCCACAACCGCGAAGAAGCCAAGGGCTTCCTGACCCGCAAATGGGCCAAGGAGTTGAACTACCGGCTGATCAAGGAACTCTGGGCATTTACCGACAATCGCATTGCCGTGCGTTATGCCTATGAATGGCACGACGACTCGGGTAACTGGTTCCGCTCCTACGGCAACGAAAACTGGGAGTTCAACGAAGACGGCCTGATGGCCCGTCGCTTCGCCTGCATCAACGACATGCCGATCAAGGAAAGCGAGCGCAAGTTCCACTGGCCGCTGGGGCGTCGGCCGGATGATCATCCGAGTTTGTCGGACCTTGGCCTGTAA
- a CDS encoding TetR/AcrR family transcriptional regulator, translating to MNEITSNDTRDIILDVTEKLIYKSGIAATGMDLLVKTAGVSRKSIYRYFANKDELVVAALQRRDQRWMHWYRGAVGQAQTPAERLLNLFTVLKSWFASEGFRGCAFINTSGETGDPQDPVRLVAKEHKQKLLDYLCELCTEHGAEDPQLLARQLLILIDGAITVALVMGDHSAADNAQCMARKLLDL from the coding sequence ATGAACGAAATCACTAGCAATGACACACGCGACATCATTCTGGATGTCACCGAAAAGTTGATCTACAAAAGTGGCATAGCCGCCACTGGCATGGATCTTCTGGTGAAAACCGCCGGCGTCTCCAGAAAAAGCATCTACCGCTACTTCGCCAACAAGGACGAACTGGTGGTGGCCGCCCTGCAACGCCGCGACCAGCGCTGGATGCACTGGTACAGAGGCGCAGTCGGCCAGGCACAAACCCCGGCCGAGCGACTGCTCAACCTGTTTACCGTGCTCAAATCCTGGTTCGCCTCCGAAGGTTTCCGCGGCTGCGCCTTCATCAACACCAGCGGTGAAACCGGCGACCCGCAGGACCCGGTACGCCTGGTCGCCAAAGAGCATAAACAGAAGCTGCTCGACTACCTGTGCGAGCTGTGTACCGAACATGGCGCCGAGGATCCGCAGCTGCTGGCCAGACAGCTGCTGATCCTGATCGACGGTGCCATTACCGTGGCGCTTGTAATGGGTGATCACAGTGCCGCCGATAATGCGCAATGCATGGCGCGAAAGTTATTAGACCTGTAG
- the pssA gene encoding CDP-diacylglycerol--serine O-phosphatidyltransferase, which yields MPSFFKRSLLPKLRSFPLTADAVSVLSGAAEFRRCLLEKIASATRRIYIVALYLQQDEAGQEILDALHAAKLARPELDVVVVVDWLRAQRGLIGAGKQPGNSAWYQEMTRTHASEVPIYGVPVQTRELFGVLHLKGFVIDDCVIYSGASLNNVYLHKFDKYRYDRYHLLHNRELADSMEHLVQHGLVASKAVHRLDLPNLPTTRSLRNDIGDLRSRLKHAAYDTTQGTTDRTGLSVSPLLGVGKNNPLNRVICELIASAQQQLIICTPYFNLPLAIIREINRALARGVKIDIVVGDKTANDFYIPPSEPFRVISALPYLYEISLRRFAKRHQRNIDSGQLNLHLWRDGDNTYHLKGMWIDRRYTLLTGNNLNPRAFRLDLENALLIDDPHGELLEPRRKELAEIFQHTRRIEHFQNLETLAEYPTGVAKFLKRVSRVRIERLLYRIL from the coding sequence ATGCCGTCGTTTTTCAAACGCTCCCTGCTGCCCAAGTTGCGCAGTTTTCCGCTGACGGCCGATGCCGTTAGCGTCCTCTCCGGCGCTGCCGAATTCCGTCGTTGCCTGCTGGAGAAAATCGCCAGCGCGACCCGGCGCATTTACATCGTTGCGCTGTACCTGCAACAGGATGAGGCCGGCCAGGAAATTCTCGATGCCTTGCACGCGGCCAAACTGGCGCGTCCGGAACTGGACGTGGTGGTCGTCGTCGACTGGCTGCGCGCCCAGCGCGGCCTGATCGGTGCCGGCAAGCAACCGGGCAACTCCGCCTGGTATCAGGAAATGACCCGCACCCATGCCAGCGAAGTGCCGATCTACGGCGTCCCGGTACAAACCCGCGAATTGTTCGGTGTGTTGCACCTTAAAGGCTTCGTGATCGATGACTGCGTGATCTACAGCGGCGCGAGCCTGAACAACGTCTATCTGCACAAGTTCGACAAGTACCGCTACGACCGCTATCACCTGCTGCACAATCGTGAACTGGCCGATTCGATGGAGCACCTGGTGCAGCACGGCCTGGTGGCGTCCAAGGCGGTGCACCGCCTCGACCTGCCGAACCTGCCGACCACCCGCAGCCTGCGCAATGACATCGGTGACCTGCGCAGCCGCCTCAAGCACGCGGCGTACGACACCACGCAGGGCACCACCGACAGGACCGGTTTGTCCGTCAGCCCGCTGCTCGGCGTCGGCAAGAACAATCCGCTGAACCGGGTGATCTGCGAACTGATCGCCAGCGCCCAGCAGCAACTGATCATTTGCACCCCGTACTTCAACCTGCCGCTGGCGATCATCCGCGAGATCAACCGCGCGCTGGCCCGTGGGGTGAAGATCGACATTGTGGTCGGCGACAAGACGGCCAACGACTTCTACATTCCGCCGAGCGAACCGTTCCGGGTCATTTCGGCGCTGCCGTACCTGTACGAAATCAGCTTGCGCCGGTTCGCCAAGCGTCATCAGCGCAACATCGACAGCGGCCAGTTGAACCTGCACCTGTGGCGTGATGGCGACAACACCTATCACCTCAAGGGCATGTGGATCGACCGGCGCTATACCTTGCTGACCGGCAACAACCTCAACCCGCGGGCGTTTCGACTCGATCTGGAAAACGCCTTGTTGATCGATGATCCCCATGGCGAACTGCTGGAGCCGCGTCGCAAAGAGCTGGCAGAGATCTTCCAGCACACCCGTCGCATCGAGCACTTCCAGAACCTGGAAACCCTGGCCGAATACCCGACGGGCGTGGCCAAGTTCCTCAAGCGCGTGAGTCGCGTGCGGATCGAGCGGTTGCTTTACCGCATTCTGTAA